From the Kiritimatiellaceae bacterium genome, one window contains:
- a CDS encoding SDR family oxidoreductase, which yields MKYLVTGGAGFIGSHIVDALLERGHEVVVLDNLSSGHKENLSGVWTKISFIEGDVRDADTCIKAAAGCDGIFHEAALVSVPDSVNRPRDNHDINITGTLNILEAARQQKVKRVVFASSAAIYGDNPELPKREDMLPEPKSPYALAKLTGEYYLKVYAECFGIETVALRYFNVFGLRQDPSSMYSGVISIFSERVKKGLPITIYGDGEQTRDFVNVRDVVSANLLAMTTDFIATKGHRKAQKKNNAIGDPDPYQLAPDNHQLVSGNFVALNVATGKATSLLSLLNGLETIVGKTVARKFMPVRDGDIRQSLADISKVRSALGYTLSVGLKEGLKELLGDEHLI from the coding sequence ATGAAATATTTAGTCACAGGCGGTGCCGGATTCATCGGCTCACACATCGTGGACGCTTTGCTCGAACGAGGGCACGAAGTGGTCGTGCTCGACAACCTATCGTCCGGGCATAAAGAGAACCTTTCCGGCGTCTGGACAAAAATCAGTTTTATTGAAGGCGATGTTCGTGATGCGGACACCTGTATAAAAGCGGCCGCCGGATGCGACGGAATTTTTCACGAGGCGGCGCTGGTTTCCGTGCCCGATTCAGTTAACCGGCCACGCGACAACCACGACATCAACATCACCGGAACGCTGAATATTCTGGAAGCCGCTCGGCAGCAGAAGGTGAAGCGGGTTGTGTTTGCCAGCTCTGCGGCGATTTACGGCGACAATCCTGAGCTGCCGAAACGGGAGGATATGCTTCCTGAACCGAAAAGCCCTTATGCTTTGGCCAAGCTGACCGGCGAGTACTATCTGAAAGTTTATGCCGAATGCTTCGGCATCGAAACGGTGGCGCTACGCTACTTTAACGTGTTCGGGCTTCGGCAGGATCCGTCGTCCATGTATTCCGGCGTCATTTCCATTTTTTCTGAACGCGTCAAAAAAGGACTGCCGATCACAATTTATGGCGACGGAGAACAAACCCGCGACTTCGTCAATGTGCGCGACGTTGTCTCGGCTAATTTATTAGCCATGACGACAGATTTTATCGCCACGAAAGGGCACCGAAAGGCACAAAAAAAGAATAATGCAATAGGGGACCCCGACCCTTATCAACTAGCGCCTGACAACCATCAACTGGTCAGCGGCAACTTTGTTGCGCTGAACGTCGCAACCGGCAAAGCGACCAGTTTGTTATCACTGTTGAACGGCTTAGAAACCATTGTCGGGAAAACGGTAGCGCGCAAATTTATGCCGGTGCGAGATGGCGACATCCGGCAATCTCTGGCAGATATTTCCAAGGTTCGGAGCGCTCTTGGTTACACACTCAGCGTCGGACTCAAAGAGGGGTTGAAGGAGCTGCTGGGGGATGAACATCTTATATGA
- a CDS encoding histidinol-phosphate aminotransferase family protein: MKSLSINSYIKNIKPYKTASHEIWDVDKDSRSTVLKLDWNEATIPPTDCVRQRILKLSEDAGFFNLYPSTENAELRRLLAEYVRLPESNIQYFASSDSIHEYIAKLYIKEDARVLIQAPSYDNFRLTAETAGGKIFYSEIDDQFIFHPDRFERDIEALEISFVYICNPNNPIGYIHPVEYIETLLIKYPNAVFLIDEAYIEFSDGSCKDLVKKYNNLLVTRTMSKAFALANFRFGYLLASANNIEAMSVLRNPKNITTFAQEAAVGVLSDLPYMYAYVEEVRSARQFFFEFLQGYKELVTACESKANFLAIKCRSTKLKYDMINHLKMSRIYVRDLTQSPILQNCLRITIGTQAQMKKVAEVLKPFFESYDLR, from the coding sequence ATGAAATCATTATCCATAAATAGTTATATAAAGAACATTAAGCCTTATAAGACTGCTTCTCATGAAATCTGGGACGTCGATAAAGACAGTCGTAGCACCGTTTTAAAACTCGATTGGAATGAGGCGACGATCCCGCCAACCGACTGTGTTCGCCAGCGCATTTTAAAATTAAGTGAAGATGCGGGCTTTTTTAATCTTTACCCAAGCACTGAAAATGCAGAGTTACGACGCCTTCTTGCGGAATACGTCAGGCTGCCGGAAAGTAATATACAGTATTTTGCAAGTTCTGATTCAATTCATGAATATATTGCAAAACTCTACATCAAAGAAGACGCAAGGGTTCTTATTCAGGCCCCGTCCTACGATAATTTTCGGTTGACTGCGGAGACCGCCGGAGGAAAAATATTTTACTCAGAAATCGATGATCAATTTATATTTCATCCGGACAGGTTCGAGCGGGATATCGAAGCTCTGGAAATATCATTTGTCTACATTTGCAATCCGAACAATCCCATTGGCTATATTCACCCGGTTGAATACATTGAGACATTGCTCATCAAATACCCAAACGCTGTTTTTTTGATCGATGAGGCATACATCGAATTCTCGGACGGCTCTTGCAAAGACCTCGTTAAAAAATACAACAATCTGCTCGTAACGCGAACCATGTCAAAAGCTTTTGCGCTGGCCAACTTCAGGTTCGGTTATCTATTGGCCTCCGCAAATAATATAGAGGCCATGTCGGTGCTCAGAAACCCGAAGAATATTACAACTTTTGCGCAGGAGGCTGCCGTCGGTGTGCTGTCCGACCTTCCTTATATGTATGCCTATGTTGAAGAGGTTCGGTCGGCGAGGCAGTTTTTTTTCGAGTTTCTCCAAGGATATAAAGAATTGGTGACTGCGTGTGAGAGCAAGGCAAATTTTTTAGCGATCAAATGCAGATCAACAAAGTTGAAGTATGACATGATAAACCATCTGAAAATGAGCCGGATTTATGTGCGCGATTTAACGCAAAGTCCGATTCTGCAGAATTGTTTGCGTATAACAATTGGCACGCAGGCGCAGATGAAAAAAGTCGCAGAGGTATTGAAGCCTTTTTTTGAGTCCTATGACCTCCGATAA
- a CDS encoding GDP-L-fucose synthase, which translates to MPKDAKIYIAGHLGLVGGGIWRAFQRHGYTNLLGRSIDELDLISQQAVEEFFAKEKPDYVVLVAAKVGGIHANNVYRGQFIYENLMIELNVIHAAYKHGVKKLLFLGSSCIYPKLAPQPIKEEALLTGPLEPTNEPYAMAKIAGIRLCDAYNRQYETNFISAMPTNMYGPGDNYHPENSHVLPAMIRKMHLAKLLETNNFEELSRVYQHEQKSQIGNQKSEILNWLDKSGITQSAIDNRANGELGSATAEQRSGNQQSAITLALWGTGTPLREFLYSDDLAEACVFLVEKANYKNMAFTDESGTVQSHMNVGSGKEVTIRELAETVKEVVGFNGKLTWDSSKPDGTPRKLMDSSRINALGWKPSVSLKDGIGRAYQDFLQRHARTYLKTPAA; encoded by the coding sequence ATCCCAAAGGATGCCAAAATCTACATCGCCGGCCACCTGGGTCTGGTCGGTGGCGGAATCTGGCGGGCGTTTCAGCGCCACGGATATACGAACCTGCTGGGCCGTTCCATCGACGAGCTGGATCTGATCAGCCAACAGGCAGTCGAAGAATTTTTCGCCAAAGAAAAACCGGACTATGTGGTGCTTGTGGCGGCGAAAGTCGGGGGAATTCACGCCAACAACGTATATCGCGGACAGTTCATCTATGAAAATCTCATGATCGAACTGAACGTCATTCACGCCGCATACAAACACGGCGTCAAAAAACTCCTGTTCCTTGGCTCATCCTGCATCTATCCGAAGCTGGCGCCGCAGCCGATCAAAGAAGAGGCCTTGCTGACTGGGCCGCTGGAGCCGACCAATGAGCCATACGCGATGGCCAAGATTGCCGGCATCCGGCTGTGCGATGCCTATAACCGGCAGTACGAAACCAACTTTATTTCCGCCATGCCGACCAATATGTACGGCCCCGGCGACAACTATCATCCGGAGAACTCCCACGTTCTGCCCGCTATGATCCGCAAGATGCACCTCGCAAAATTGCTGGAAACCAACAATTTTGAGGAACTTTCCCGTGTTTATCAGCACGAGCAGAAATCGCAAATCGGCAATCAGAAATCAGAAATTCTGAACTGGCTCGACAAGAGCGGCATCACCCAATCGGCAATCGACAACCGAGCCAACGGCGAGCTGGGCTCTGCGACAGCGGAGCAACGAAGTGGCAATCAGCAATCAGCAATCACGCTCGCCCTCTGGGGAACCGGAACGCCACTGCGCGAATTTTTATACAGCGACGACCTTGCTGAGGCCTGCGTGTTTCTTGTTGAGAAAGCGAATTACAAAAACATGGCCTTTACTGATGAGTCGGGAACTGTGCAGTCGCACATGAATGTCGGCTCCGGCAAAGAAGTTACGATCAGAGAATTGGCAGAAACCGTCAAAGAGGTGGTGGGCTTCAACGGAAAATTGACGTGGGATTCCTCTAAGCCGGACGGCACCCCGCGAAAACTGATGGACTCCTCGCGAATTAACGCGCTGGGCTGGAAACCATCTGTGTCGCTCAAAGACGGTATTGGCCGTGCGTATCAGGACTTCCTGCAGCGGCATGCTAGAACCTATCTCAAAACCCCCGCCGCGTGA
- the gmd gene encoding GDP-mannose 4,6-dehydratase gives MKKALITGITGQDGSYLAELLLDKGYEVHGIIRRASSFNTDRIDHLYKDRHETGVKMFLHYGDLTDSSNLNRLIEKIHPSEIYNLGAQSHVQVSFEVPEYTAEVDAIGTLRLLDSIRETGVNCRFYQASTSELYGMVQEVPQTETTPFYPRSPYAVAKQYGFWIVKNYREAYGLHASNGILFNHESPRRGETFVTRKITMAVARISRGLQTCLYMGNINALRDWGYAPDYVQMMWMMLQQAVPDDYVVATNEMHTVREFIEKSFGHVGIRIVWDGEGVKEVGKNKATGEIVVRMDERYYRPAEVEQLLGNPAKAKRQLGWEPKVKFEELVKIMTDGDLKILDGAPYSKGF, from the coding sequence ATGAAAAAAGCATTGATTACCGGAATCACCGGGCAGGACGGATCGTATCTCGCGGAACTGCTGCTCGACAAAGGCTACGAAGTGCACGGCATTATTCGCCGTGCCAGTTCATTCAATACAGACCGCATCGACCATCTCTACAAAGACCGGCACGAAACCGGCGTGAAGATGTTTCTGCATTACGGCGATCTGACCGACTCCAGCAACCTGAACCGGCTGATCGAAAAAATTCATCCGTCTGAAATCTATAACCTCGGCGCGCAGTCCCATGTGCAGGTTTCCTTTGAGGTGCCGGAATACACCGCCGAAGTGGATGCCATCGGAACACTGCGCTTGCTGGACTCGATTCGTGAAACCGGCGTGAACTGCCGCTTCTATCAGGCTTCGACTTCCGAGTTGTACGGAATGGTGCAGGAAGTTCCGCAGACGGAAACCACGCCGTTCTATCCGCGCTCTCCGTATGCGGTTGCCAAGCAGTACGGCTTCTGGATCGTCAAAAACTACCGCGAAGCGTATGGCCTGCACGCCAGCAACGGGATTCTCTTCAACCACGAATCGCCGCGCCGCGGCGAAACTTTTGTGACGCGTAAGATTACCATGGCCGTCGCCCGGATTTCGCGCGGCCTGCAGACCTGTCTCTACATGGGGAACATCAACGCACTGCGCGACTGGGGCTATGCACCCGACTACGTCCAGATGATGTGGATGATGCTCCAGCAGGCGGTGCCTGACGATTATGTCGTCGCGACCAACGAAATGCACACCGTCCGCGAATTTATCGAGAAGTCCTTCGGCCATGTCGGCATCCGGATTGTCTGGGACGGTGAAGGAGTTAAAGAAGTCGGCAAAAATAAAGCGACCGGCGAGATTGTTGTTCGCATGGATGAGCGCTATTACCGCCCGGCGGAAGTCGAACAGCTTCTCGGCAACCCGGCCAAAGCCAAACGGCAGCTCGGCTGGGAGCCAAAGGTAAAATTTGAAGAACTCGTCAAAATTATGACGGACGGCGATCTTAAAATTCTCGACGGTGCGCCTTACTCAAAAGGATTTTAA